The Candidatus Zixiibacteriota bacterium DNA segment GGATGCGGTGTCTTCGGTCTCATGTTGAGCTCATTGCGAAAAGGGTTCACCCAATTCCCAGTTGGGCACGGCATCGACGATGGGCGACGCTCGGTTGCCTGTCCGCCGATAGGCGCCGACCGCCGCGATCATCGCGGCGTTGTCGGCGCACAGATTGGGTGGTGGCACGACGGCTCGTCGACCGGTTCGATCGGCCCATGCCGCGACTTGGCGTCGGAGTCGCCGATTGCAGGCCACGCCTCCGGACAGCCCTACTGTGCCGACCGAGTGGTCGTCGGCGGCACGAAACAGGTTGTCGCATAACGCCTCAATGACGGCCCGTTCGAACGACGCGATCCAGTCTGCGCGGCGAATCGCCGGCCTCTGTCCCGAGAGCCGCTTCTCCCAATCCAGCGCCGCAGCGGTCTTCACGCCGGAGAACGAGAAGTCGTATTCCTGACCTGCGAATTTGGCCTTGGGGAATTCCACGGCAGAATCATCAGCCCCCTCGGCCGCGCAGTCGATCTGCGGACCGGCGGGATAATCGAAACCGAGAATCTTGCCGACCTTGTCGAGCGCTTCCCCCGCGGCATCATCGCGCGTGCTGCCGACGCGGCGGAAGACACCGGGACCCTCAACGATCACCAGCGCGGAGTGCCCACCCGAGGCGATGAGGACAAGGTGAGGGTAGGGAGCATCGGGATCGGTCATCGCCGGTGTATGGGCATGGCCCTCGAGATGGTTGACGGGGACCAGTGCTATGCCGCGCACCTTGGCGGCCGCCTGCGCATACGCCACGCCGACCAACAGGCATCCAACCAATCCTGGTCCGGCTGTGACGGCGATCGCGCCGACATCGTCCCAACCGATTCCGGCGGCCCCCATGGCCGCGTCGACGATCATGGGAAGGCGACCGGCATGCTCGCGTGAGGCCAACTCCGGCACCACGCCGCCGTAGTCGGCGTGAATCGTCTGTGAATGCACGACGCTGGACATAATGCGCCCGTCGCCCGCCGCAACCGCTGCGGCGGTTTCATCACAGGAGGTCTCAATCCCCAGGATGGGACGGGAGGCGGTCATTGGCGGAGCAGGGTGACGGTGTCAGGGTGAACAGCCACCACAACGAGCGGCGGGTGGACCCGGACGGTCACCGGTAGGCGCGTGCCCGTGGTGTCATTCCGGCTGATAATGAGATTGACCCACACTGAGTCATTCGTCACTTGGGCCATGGCCGACTGTGGTCCACCGAGTTCCACGGCCACGTGATCCGGGTCCGATTGAGCCGTCATATCTCGCAACCCGACGATCCGCACGCTCAGAGATTCCAGTTTGCGTGTGACGTACGGCTCGATCCTCTGCAGGAACTCCGTCTCTTGCCGATCCATGGTCACATTGTACCCAGGAGGAGGGACAAGGGCGACCGTGGCACGCTGAGAGTCCCTCACGTCCACCAAGGCGACGGATCGCGTACGGATCTGCTCGATGGCGGTCAGTTCCCCGCGTGGCCCGGAAAGCCGGACCGAGTCCGGGGCCAGGATGACCGGCCCCATCGCGACGAATCCCGGCGCCGCATGTACCTCGAGGGCGCTCCGAATGGGTACGGTCCTGTGACCGATTGAGTCCACCGAGAGCCCCAGTTCCGCAGGGCCGACAAGTTCCGTGACCGCCAAGCCTGCCAAGCCGTACCTGGGCGCCAATTCGGGATCGAGTCGGACCGTTACGGTCCCCGCAGACGCGTAGGACAGATCGATCGGCCAGCGGCGGTCCTGCCACATGAGCCGCAGCAGCGCCTTGCCGGTGCCGCGCACATGCACGACCGCGCGGACCGGCGGCGGGGCGGCCAGTAACAGCGACGAGGGAAGATCCAGATAGTGCAGCGAATAGTCGAGATTGACATCGTAGATCTGGTTCGTGGCGACATGCAACCAGAGCAATCCGGCCAGAACCAGGGCGATGAGCTTGAGCTCGGTGTGGCGGAAGATGAGGTGGAGGAGTCGCATGTCGTGTGCCCATTGGTTGTTCGTGATCATCCGCGATGAGCAGAGCAGCGAGTATTTTGGGAGGGCGAGGCTCCTGTTTACCCTGAGCGAAGCGCGAGGGCCGAGCCGTCCTCTCCGACCGCATAGTACGCGGCTCCGCGGGAGCCTCGTCCTCCCGATCGACCGAGGGTGTCCATCTTGTTGAATGGTCGTAGCGGGCAGCCCATCAGTTCAACCGGAAACGCTCCCCCAGATAGATCTTGCGTGCCTCGGGATCATCGGCCAGGAATTGCGAGGTCCCTTCCTTCAGGATGTCGCCGTCGCACATGATATAGGCACGGTCGGTGATGGCCAGAGTTTCCCGTACGTTGTGATCGGTGATGAGGATGCCGAGACCCTTGGAGCGGAGTTGCGCGACGATCCGTTGAATGTCCTCCACCGCGATGGGATCGATGCCGGCGAAGGGTTCATCCAGGAGCATGAACTTCGGCCGCGTGGCCAGGGCGCGGGCGATCTCGACCCGCCGCCGCTCGCCGCCGGACAGTTGATACCCTCGCGAGCGGGCGACATGCGCGATGCTCAACTCGGTGAGCAGTTCGTCGAGTCGTGCCCGCCGTTCGGCGCGCGGCACGCCCTGCACCTCCAGCACCGCCAGGATGTTGTCGGCGACCGTCATCTTGCGAAAGACCGATGGTTCCTGCGGCAGATAGCCGATCCCCAGACGCGCCCGACGGTACATGGGCAGCATCGTGATCGGCCGGCTCCCCAAGTACACGTCACCGGCGTCCGGCTTGATGAATCCGATCGTCAAATAGAAGGTCGTGGTCTTGCCGGCGCCGTTCGGACCCAAAAGACCGACCACTTCGCCGGGGCCGATCGCCACGGACACGCCATTGACCACACGCCGCCGCCGGTACGACTTGACCAGGTCGACCGTGTGCAGGCGCAGTGCTTCCGTCTCTGCGGTCGCGCCCATAGTCGCAAGATCAGGGAGAAGGCGGTTGTGATCAAGGGGAACGATGGCGGGCGTGAGCGGTGTCCATCCTGGCGTGATCAGGACGATTCCGCTCGCGGATTCCCTCACCCGCCCGCCTGCGGCGGGCGACCTCTCCCAAAGGGAGAGGTTATTGCGCCGGGCGGACCGGCATATCAGTTACCTCTCCCTCCGGGAGAGGTCGCTTGGACCGCAGGCCCAATGGGGTGAGGGAAGTCCCGTAGGTCTCCCAACCCTGTGGAGTCTCAAGGGCAGAACGCCGGACAGACTACATCGAAAGCAACGCGCCGGGGCGACTCAGGGTGCCGTGGTTGGCGCCAACCAACCGGGCGTCACAGGCGCGGGGATCGGGGCCATCTTCGGACGTGTGGTCTGTTCTTGGTGACGCAGGCGATCGATGGCGGAGGCGCGGCGCACACACGCGATCGTGCAGGCTGATTCACACCCCTTGCGCTCGCGGAAGAAGTGACGGATGTGTTTCACACCATAGGCCAGAAGCGGAATGCCGGGCTCACCGCGACGCTGGCTGCAGTACGAGACAATCCCATCCTCATCGATGTAGAGGTACCGGGCCCCGGCGCGACACTTCCAGTCGCTGGCGCCGGTCTGAATCATCTCACGTTCCCACCCTTCGCCGAGGTGATGCGTCACAGTGCGGCGCCGGTCGGCGTTGATCTCACGATAAAGAGTCTGCAGATCGGCGTGCTTCAGCAGCCCACGGTCGAGCATCCCATCACTCGAATGCAGGAGCCCGACTGTCATGTAGAAACCCAGCTCGCGCACCTGGCGGACCAGCTCTCTTGTCTCCCGTACCGGCGATGAACCGAGAACGGCGTTGATGTTCACTTTGAAGCGCGCATGCGACTTCAGAAGCGGCAGCCGCTTCTTGAGGAGGTTCAGGGACTTTTGGGAGGATTCATTCGGTTCGAGGTTATCGACCGAGACCTGCAGCAGATAGAGCCCAGCCCGGTTGAGCCGTTCGATCCACTCGCGGGACAAGAGGAAGCCGTTGGTGATTGACGTGCAGAACATGTGGCGGGACACGGTGTGGCCGACCAGCCGATCCAACTGGGGATGCAACAGCGGTTCTCCCCCGGTCAGCGTGACGACGGTCGTGCCCAGGTCTGCCAGATGGTCGATGCGCCGCAGCAATTCGTCGGTGTCGACCGGCGCCGAGAACTTGTCGTACTCGTTGCAGTAGCCGCAACTGAGGTTGCAGCGCCGCGTCACAACGACCTGTGCCAGAAGCGGGCGGTGGGGGTCCAGTAGTCCACGCACGCCGCGCGCCAGGGCGCGGGCCGTGTAAGGTCGGGTGCGGGTCGTCGTCCGTGACGGCTTCACGTCTATCCGGTCGTCGGTTTGGGGGAGGCGCGCACCGTTCCCCGCGCGCCCGTTTCGGTCGGTTCCAATTAGCATCGACGGCACCGGCCGATCAAGAGGCAGGATTCTCGCACGCCCCCCGCGCACCGTGCCGGGCCGCAACGAAGAGTATTATGATCCTTTTTTGCGTGTCAAGAGGCATTCTCCCGTGCCCCGCGCGCAACCCCGGGAGAATCAGTCGGCTCAGTGTCCAGGGGAATGCCGCAACCGCGGAATATCCGCCGACACAGCTCATACCGGGCAAAGGCACCGTAGATGCTGGTCCGCAGTTCCGGTGGGAAGATGTCGATGCGGTTGATTTTTTCCCCCGGGTCGTCGGCCCAATGATAGAGTTCCTCCGTGCCGGCCTTTGCGCCCTGGAGATTCAAGAGATAGTGCCAGTCGCCGGTGATGAGCGACAGGTTGCTGTGACCGGACGAAGTTTCATTGCTGTTGGAGGCGATCAGCGGGCGGTTTGGGTCGACGGGTCGCAGCAGCGATTGGCCGTAGAATCCGTCGCGTACTCCGTCGAGCGATGGATCATTCCAGACACCAGCAAAATCCAGGAGTGTCGGCAGGATGTCGGGATTGGCGACATTGCGCACGCTGTTGGCGGTCAGAACGGCGAGTCGACCGGACCACGCGGTGTCCCCGATGAGTGGCGCCGGCAGGAAAACGAGCATGGGTATCTGCCGGCATTCCCGGTACAGGCCACTCAAGTGACCGAGAAACCCGTGCTCCATGAATCCCTCGCCGTGGTCCGACGTGAGGACAATCAGCGTTCGATCCCGGAGTCCGCGTTCAGTCAGTCCCTGGATGATCCGCGCCACTTGGCGATCGTCGTAGCGGACCGCGTTGTCGTAGCGGTCACGGGGAGTGTCGGTTCCGAAGGGACGCGCATCCTCCGGTGTCCAGAAGGGATAATGCGTCTGATTGAACTGCAAGAGTCCGGCAAAGGCGACGGCCGTGTCACGGTGGCCCAGCCAGCCGAGAAAGTGGTCGACGACATGGCGGTCATCCACCCCCATGTCGTTGATTCGCTTGAACCCGGCAATCTCCATGTTGTAGAGATCGTCGATGGCGGGGATGGTGAAGTATACCTTCAGGTGACGCCACTCGTGGCTCTGCGACGTGAAGAAGAAGGTCTGTCTCCCCATCGCCTTGAAATACTCCCAGAAGACCGGCTGTGTGTGCAAGAGACGCGCCGGCATGACCGGTGCCAGACCGGTGATCAGCGAAGGCAGGGAGATGAAGGTCGAGGAGGCCGGCGAAAAGGCACGGGCAAAGCGCACGACGTGTTGCGCATCGGCGGTCACGAGAGAATCGAGAAACGGCGACGTGCTCCGGCTCTGGCCGTAGAGACCCAACTCGTCGGCCCGCAGACTCTCGGTCAGGATGATCAGCACGTTGACCGGACGCCCGTCGATTGTGTGCGCACCGGCGGGAGCGTTCTCCGGGAGATCAGGCACCGGGGTCGGAATCCGTGCCCCCAGCCCTCCCAAGCCGACCGGTCGCCGACTCAAACGCGTGGAGACGTTGCGCAAGAGGCCGGTCGTCGTGGTCAGGTCGGCGACGTATGATTGATCGACGAATCGGATGTTGTTGTGCAAGACGAGTTGGATGACCACGAACACCGTGGCGGCCAGCCCGAGTCCCCATGGCGAACGCGTGCGTCGGACGGGCGCCCGCGCGCCGTGACGCGACCCGTGACGCAACGCCAGAATCCACAGGCCGGTCATGAGCACCATCACGGCGACATGCCCCGTGCGCAGCGAATCGAGAAACAGCGTCCAGCTATTCCGGGGCTCGTCGAAGAGGAACGTGAATGTATAGTAGTTGGGCAGCGCGCCGACGATCAGTCGATACCCGTACACCAACACCAGGTTGACGCCGTACAGTGCGCCCAACAGGATGGTGACCATCCATGCCAGCCGCGGGCGCCCCCGCCGCAGACCAGCCAGGATTCCAGCCGCCAGAATCCAAAGGGCCAGCGACGCCAACAGAGAAAGAAGGTAGTAGAGTGCTTGGAGTC contains these protein-coding regions:
- a CDS encoding radical SAM protein; protein product: MLIGTDRNGRAGNGARLPQTDDRIDVKPSRTTTRTRPYTARALARGVRGLLDPHRPLLAQVVVTRRCNLSCGYCNEYDKFSAPVDTDELLRRIDHLADLGTTVVTLTGGEPLLHPQLDRLVGHTVSRHMFCTSITNGFLLSREWIERLNRAGLYLLQVSVDNLEPNESSQKSLNLLKKRLPLLKSHARFKVNINAVLGSSPVRETRELVRQVRELGFYMTVGLLHSSDGMLDRGLLKHADLQTLYREINADRRRTVTHHLGEGWEREMIQTGASDWKCRAGARYLYIDEDGIVSYCSQRRGEPGIPLLAYGVKHIRHFFRERKGCESACTIACVRRASAIDRLRHQEQTTRPKMAPIPAPVTPGWLAPTTAP
- the lptB gene encoding LPS export ABC transporter ATP-binding protein, with protein sequence MGATAETEALRLHTVDLVKSYRRRRVVNGVSVAIGPGEVVGLLGPNGAGKTTTFYLTIGFIKPDAGDVYLGSRPITMLPMYRRARLGIGYLPQEPSVFRKMTVADNILAVLEVQGVPRAERRARLDELLTELSIAHVARSRGYQLSGGERRRVEIARALATRPKFMLLDEPFAGIDPIAVEDIQRIVAQLRSKGLGILITDHNVRETLAITDRAYIMCDGDILKEGTSQFLADDPEARKIYLGERFRLN
- the tsaD gene encoding tRNA (adenosine(37)-N6)-threonylcarbamoyltransferase complex transferase subunit TsaD, which produces MTASRPILGIETSCDETAAAVAAGDGRIMSSVVHSQTIHADYGGVVPELASREHAGRLPMIVDAAMGAAGIGWDDVGAIAVTAGPGLVGCLLVGVAYAQAAAKVRGIALVPVNHLEGHAHTPAMTDPDAPYPHLVLIASGGHSALVIVEGPGVFRRVGSTRDDAAGEALDKVGKILGFDYPAGPQIDCAAEGADDSAVEFPKAKFAGQEYDFSFSGVKTAAALDWEKRLSGQRPAIRRADWIASFERAVIEALCDNLFRAADDHSVGTVGLSGGVACNRRLRRQVAAWADRTGRRAVVPPPNLCADNAAMIAAVGAYRRTGNRASPIVDAVPNWELGEPFSQ
- a CDS encoding sulfatase translates to MTMLLSPPSLYLVIDLVLGRLFDFSRLQALYYLLSLLASLALWILAAGILAGLRRGRPRLAWMVTILLGALYGVNLVLVYGYRLIVGALPNYYTFTFLFDEPRNSWTLFLDSLRTGHVAVMVLMTGLWILALRHGSRHGARAPVRRTRSPWGLGLAATVFVVIQLVLHNNIRFVDQSYVADLTTTTGLLRNVSTRLSRRPVGLGGLGARIPTPVPDLPENAPAGAHTIDGRPVNVLIILTESLRADELGLYGQSRSTSPFLDSLVTADAQHVVRFARAFSPASSTFISLPSLITGLAPVMPARLLHTQPVFWEYFKAMGRQTFFFTSQSHEWRHLKVYFTIPAIDDLYNMEIAGFKRINDMGVDDRHVVDHFLGWLGHRDTAVAFAGLLQFNQTHYPFWTPEDARPFGTDTPRDRYDNAVRYDDRQVARIIQGLTERGLRDRTLIVLTSDHGEGFMEHGFLGHLSGLYRECRQIPMLVFLPAPLIGDTAWSGRLAVLTANSVRNVANPDILPTLLDFAGVWNDPSLDGVRDGFYGQSLLRPVDPNRPLIASNSNETSSGHSNLSLITGDWHYLLNLQGAKAGTEELYHWADDPGEKINRIDIFPPELRTSIYGAFARYELCRRIFRGCGIPLDTEPTDSPGVARGARENAS